From Enterococcus mediterraneensis, the proteins below share one genomic window:
- a CDS encoding amino acid permease, translating to MEKQELERGLKNRHVQLISIGGAIGTGLFLGSGKSIHLAGPSILLAYMITGGICFLIMRALGELLLSNVDNHSFLDFVAEYLGKKWAFITGWTYWFCWISIAMADLTAIGLYTQYWLPNLPQWLPEIIALVLLLSLNLIAVSLFGELEFWFALIKVVAIVALIAVGAYMVVTRYQTSMGPVKISNIWSHGGWFPKGTNGFLLSFQMVTFAFVGIELVGLVAGETENPKKVLPEAINNIPIRIILFYIGSLLAIMAIYPWDSLVTSESPFVEVFSEIGITAAATVINVVVLSAAASACNSAIYSTGRMLLSLAQEGSAPASFTKLTSHKVPGKALFTSALVIFVAVVLNYFMPDQVFTIVTSIATTCFLFVWGVLVFTHMKYRRSMRGKKQHPFKMPLYPLSNYLIFAFLLFIAGILLFSPETRLSALVTPLWFVLLWIIYYFKFEKNH from the coding sequence ATGGAAAAACAAGAATTAGAACGTGGTTTAAAAAATCGGCATGTTCAGCTGATCTCGATTGGCGGAGCGATCGGAACAGGCCTCTTCCTGGGGTCCGGCAAATCGATCCATTTGGCGGGGCCATCAATATTATTAGCTTACATGATCACTGGCGGTATTTGTTTCTTGATCATGCGGGCGTTAGGAGAATTATTATTATCAAATGTCGACAATCATTCCTTTTTGGATTTTGTCGCTGAGTACCTAGGAAAAAAATGGGCATTCATCACCGGTTGGACCTACTGGTTTTGCTGGATCTCCATCGCAATGGCTGATTTGACCGCTATCGGATTATATACTCAGTATTGGCTGCCCAATCTCCCCCAATGGCTGCCGGAGATCATCGCGTTAGTCCTGTTGTTGTCGTTGAATCTGATCGCAGTTTCTTTATTTGGTGAATTGGAGTTCTGGTTTGCATTGATCAAAGTCGTGGCAATCGTGGCACTGATCGCAGTAGGAGCCTATATGGTAGTGACTCGCTATCAAACATCGATGGGACCAGTAAAGATCTCAAATATCTGGAGCCATGGCGGCTGGTTTCCTAAAGGAACAAACGGCTTTTTACTTTCTTTCCAAATGGTTACTTTTGCATTTGTCGGGATCGAATTAGTGGGTCTGGTCGCCGGTGAAACGGAAAATCCTAAAAAAGTGCTGCCGGAAGCTATCAATAATATTCCTATCCGGATCATTCTTTTTTATATCGGTTCCCTGCTTGCTATCATGGCGATCTATCCATGGGACAGTTTAGTCACCAGTGAGAGTCCTTTTGTCGAAGTTTTTTCCGAAATCGGGATCACCGCCGCAGCCACTGTCATTAATGTCGTGGTTTTAAGTGCGGCCGCTTCTGCCTGCAATAGCGCCATCTACAGTACCGGACGAATGTTGTTATCACTAGCGCAAGAAGGCAGTGCGCCTGCTTCATTTACCAAACTGACTTCACATAAAGTCCCTGGAAAAGCTTTATTCACTTCTGCGCTGGTCATCTTTGTGGCCGTTGTCTTGAATTACTTTATGCCAGACCAAGTATTTACGATAGTCACTAGTATCGCAACAACGTGTTTCCTTTTTGTTTGGGGCGTTTTAGTCTTCACCCACATGAAATACCGCCGCAGTATGCGGGGAAAGAAACAGCATCCATTTAAGATGCCGTTATATCCATTAAGCAATTACTTGATATTTGCGTTTTTACTTTTCATTGCCGGCATTTTATTATTCTCACCTGAAACACGTCTTTCAGCTTTAGTGACACCATTATGGTTCGTTTTGCTGTGGATCATCTATTATTTTAAATTTGAAAAGAATCACTAG
- a CDS encoding amino acid ABC transporter ATP-binding protein — MSNTIIEINHLKKSFGENEVLKDINVKVNQGEVVTIIGSSGSGKSTLLRCINLLEKPTSGEIVYKGKNVLDADYSLSKYRTNLGMVFQSFNLFNNMNVLENCMTGQTTVLKRNKAEAKKIALENLEKVGMSRFVDARPSQLSGGQKQRVAIARALSMEPDVMLFDEPTSALDPEMVGEVLKTMDDLAHTGLTMIIVTHEMSFAKEVSDRVIFMDKGVIAEEGTPEDIFVNPKEERTKEFLHRVL; from the coding sequence ATGTCAAACACAATCATCGAAATCAATCACCTGAAAAAAAGCTTTGGTGAAAATGAAGTTTTAAAAGATATCAATGTTAAAGTCAATCAAGGAGAAGTCGTTACTATCATCGGTTCCTCCGGTTCTGGTAAATCGACACTGCTTCGCTGTATCAACCTTCTGGAAAAACCAACCAGCGGCGAGATCGTCTATAAAGGAAAAAATGTTCTAGATGCGGATTACAGCTTATCAAAATACCGTACCAACCTAGGAATGGTTTTCCAATCTTTCAACTTGTTCAACAATATGAACGTTTTGGAAAACTGCATGACCGGTCAAACAACGGTCTTGAAAAGAAACAAAGCGGAAGCGAAAAAGATTGCTCTAGAAAATCTTGAAAAAGTCGGTATGTCACGTTTCGTGGATGCCCGACCTTCTCAGCTTTCCGGCGGACAAAAGCAACGTGTCGCTATCGCCCGCGCCCTATCGATGGAACCAGATGTTATGCTGTTTGATGAACCGACTTCTGCCCTTGACCCAGAAATGGTGGGAGAAGTTCTAAAAACGATGGACGACTTGGCACACACTGGTTTGACGATGATCATCGTAACCCATGAAATGAGTTTCGCTAAAGAAGTTTCCGATCGCGTTATCTTCATGGATAAAGGTGTGATCGCAGAAGAAGGCACACCAGAAGATATCTTTGTGAATCCTAAAGAAGAACGGACCAAAGAATTTTTACATCGTGTGTTATAA
- a CDS encoding ABC transporter permease subunit (The N-terminal region of this protein, as described by TIGR01726, is a three transmembrane segment that identifies a subfamily of ABC transporter permease subunits, which specificities that include histidine, arginine, glutamine, glutamate, L-cystine (sic), the opines (in Agrobacterium) octopine and nopaline, etc.): MKKTVSVTVLLAFLISIFSLGGALTASADEKTPADEFRVGLEAGYAPFNWSQQTDANGAVKISGQQAYAGGYDVQIAKKVADGLGKKLVVQQIKWDGLAPALKAGKIDAIIAGMSPTAERRKEIDFTDPYYESQLVIVTRKDSDYANAKSLKDFAGASITAQLNTFHYNVIDQIPDVKKEQAMDNFSAMRTALSSGVIDGYVSERPEGVTAESVDKNMKMIEFEDGQGFETNPEDVQVAVGMRKGDPDVQKVNGILAGISSADRVDLMDQAILDQPAATSDEEEDTGLIGDFKKIIEQYGMMFLRGAVLTLGVALFGTIAGTIIGLLIGVFRTIPKSENKITAFFQRLANWLLSLYIEVFRGTPLMVQAMVIFYGVAMVFGLNLNKTVAALLILSINTGAYMSEIVRGGIFAVDEGQFEAAQAIGMTHGQTMSKVVLPQVLRNILPATGNEFVINIKDTSVLSVIGVADLFFQGNSASGANFQFFQVFTIIGLIYLVMTFVITRILRLVEKRIDGPASYVQLDEAEEIVPEEK; this comes from the coding sequence ATGAAAAAAACGGTTTCGGTAACAGTATTATTAGCATTTTTGATTTCAATCTTTAGTTTAGGAGGCGCTCTGACAGCATCGGCAGATGAAAAAACACCCGCTGATGAGTTTCGGGTCGGATTAGAAGCGGGCTATGCTCCTTTTAACTGGTCCCAACAAACAGATGCAAACGGTGCAGTCAAGATTTCAGGTCAGCAGGCTTATGCCGGCGGATATGATGTTCAGATCGCCAAAAAAGTCGCTGACGGTCTCGGGAAAAAATTAGTCGTCCAGCAAATCAAATGGGACGGTTTGGCGCCAGCCTTAAAAGCCGGCAAGATCGACGCGATCATCGCCGGGATGTCGCCAACTGCCGAACGGAGAAAAGAGATCGATTTTACCGATCCTTACTATGAATCTCAACTAGTCATTGTGACTCGTAAAGACAGCGATTATGCAAATGCCAAAAGCTTAAAAGATTTCGCTGGTGCGTCGATCACTGCGCAGCTGAACACATTCCACTATAATGTTATCGATCAGATCCCTGATGTCAAAAAAGAACAGGCGATGGATAACTTTTCAGCAATGCGGACCGCCTTATCTTCTGGTGTGATCGACGGCTATGTCAGCGAACGTCCAGAAGGCGTGACCGCTGAAAGTGTCGACAAAAACATGAAAATGATCGAATTTGAAGATGGTCAAGGTTTTGAAACCAATCCTGAAGATGTACAAGTGGCCGTTGGGATGCGTAAAGGCGATCCTGATGTCCAAAAAGTCAATGGGATCCTAGCTGGTATCTCTTCAGCTGATCGGGTCGATTTGATGGATCAAGCGATTCTTGATCAGCCGGCAGCAACTTCTGATGAAGAAGAAGATACTGGCCTGATTGGTGATTTCAAAAAAATCATCGAACAATACGGTATGATGTTCTTGCGGGGTGCCGTCTTAACATTAGGTGTCGCATTGTTTGGTACGATCGCCGGAACGATCATCGGTTTACTGATCGGTGTTTTCCGTACGATCCCTAAATCTGAAAATAAAATCACAGCATTTTTCCAAAGACTGGCAAATTGGCTGCTTTCGCTTTATATCGAAGTTTTCCGCGGCACACCATTGATGGTACAAGCGATGGTTATTTTCTACGGTGTGGCAATGGTCTTTGGGCTTAATTTGAACAAAACAGTTGCGGCGCTTTTAATCCTGTCTATCAATACTGGAGCATACATGTCTGAGATCGTTCGCGGTGGGATCTTCGCTGTTGATGAAGGACAGTTTGAAGCCGCTCAAGCCATCGGGATGACTCATGGACAAACAATGAGTAAAGTCGTCCTGCCGCAAGTATTACGCAACATCTTGCCTGCTACCGGGAATGAATTTGTTATCAATATCAAAGATACTTCCGTATTGAGTGTTATCGGCGTAGCCGACTTGTTTTTCCAAGGAAATTCGGCCTCTGGCGCAAACTTCCAATTTTTCCAAGTCTTTACGATCATCGGGCTCATCTACCTTGTGATGACCTTCGTGATCACCCGGATTTTACGCCTTGTAGAAAAACGAATCGATGGACCAGCTTCTTATGTGCAGTTAGATGAAGCCGAAGAAATCGTGCCAGAAGAAAAATAA
- a CDS encoding EamA family transporter, which yields MWFASAIITILAWGAADLFYKKGNNEADRHSAMKTTIMVGLVMGLHVLFYYVIYQGISYDWKNLLLYLPVSGMYILSMAIGYFGLRYIEVSISSPISNSSGAVTALLGFLIMGNAINGVQLVAILLILIGILFLSILEKKEENAELAAEGIEIDRKYRFGAVAIIFPILYMVIDGLGTFLDSYYLEYKNIMPEDQANMSYELTFLIVALILWAYLEIVKKENVIVFRERDKGFAALFETIGQFFYVGAISSREAIIVAPLISAYAIVSVILGRIFLKEKLTFKHYLVIAAIMIGIMILGFYDA from the coding sequence ATGTGGTTTGCATCGGCAATCATTACGATTTTAGCATGGGGTGCCGCCGATCTTTTCTATAAAAAAGGCAATAATGAAGCCGATCGCCATAGTGCCATGAAAACAACGATCATGGTAGGGTTGGTGATGGGTCTGCATGTCTTATTCTATTATGTTATTTACCAAGGAATCAGTTATGACTGGAAAAATCTTTTGCTTTATCTGCCGGTTTCAGGGATGTATATTTTATCAATGGCCATCGGATATTTTGGTCTGCGGTATATCGAAGTTTCGATTTCTTCTCCTATCAGCAATTCCTCCGGTGCGGTAACAGCGCTTCTGGGATTTTTGATCATGGGCAATGCCATCAACGGTGTGCAGCTGGTAGCGATTCTGTTGATCTTGATAGGTATTTTATTCCTATCGATCCTTGAAAAAAAAGAAGAGAACGCGGAACTTGCCGCTGAGGGAATCGAGATCGATCGGAAGTATCGCTTTGGAGCGGTTGCGATCATCTTCCCGATCTTATATATGGTCATTGACGGCTTGGGCACATTTTTAGACAGCTATTATTTGGAATATAAAAATATCATGCCAGAAGACCAAGCAAATATGAGTTATGAATTGACCTTTCTGATCGTAGCATTGATTTTATGGGCCTATTTAGAAATCGTAAAGAAAGAAAATGTGATTGTTTTTCGAGAACGGGACAAAGGATTCGCTGCGTTGTTCGAAACGATCGGACAATTTTTCTATGTTGGGGCTATTTCCTCAAGAGAAGCGATCATCGTAGCACCATTGATCTCCGCTTACGCCATCGTATCTGTGATTTTAGGACGGATCTTTTTGAAAGAAAAACTGACCTTCAAACATTATTTGGTGATTGCCGCTATTATGATCGGTATCATGATCTTAGGTTTTTATGACGCGTAA
- a CDS encoding NAD-dependent protein deacylase → MEKIEKAQAARMIQQADRITFLTGAGVSTASGIPDYRSLQGVYHGVEQPEYLLSDECLINEPDKFYRFVKHLYHPNAQPNIIHEKIAALERSKSVWTVSQNIDGLHRKAGSRQLVDFHGTLYHCYCRKCGQTADWQEYLVSDRHTGCGGQLRPDIVLYGEGFSDETLQQAVEAVAAAELLVIVGTSFQVHPFCDLIYYRQANAQILAINQTEIYMDAPFSMVQSAGEAVFQLI, encoded by the coding sequence TTGGAAAAGATCGAAAAAGCACAAGCAGCAAGAATGATCCAACAAGCTGATCGCATAACTTTTCTAACAGGAGCCGGTGTATCGACCGCTTCAGGAATCCCTGATTATCGTTCGCTTCAAGGCGTTTATCATGGAGTGGAACAACCGGAATACTTGCTAAGTGATGAGTGTCTGATCAATGAACCGGATAAATTTTATCGATTCGTCAAGCATTTGTATCATCCTAACGCACAGCCGAATATCATTCATGAAAAAATCGCCGCATTGGAACGATCAAAATCAGTCTGGACAGTTTCTCAAAATATCGATGGACTGCACCGTAAAGCCGGCAGCCGTCAGTTAGTTGATTTTCATGGGACGCTGTATCATTGTTATTGTCGAAAATGCGGTCAAACAGCGGACTGGCAAGAATACTTGGTCAGTGATCGACATACTGGCTGCGGCGGACAGCTGCGCCCGGACATCGTTCTCTATGGCGAAGGATTTTCTGATGAAACGCTGCAACAGGCGGTAGAGGCAGTTGCAGCGGCAGAACTTTTGGTGATCGTCGGTACGTCATTTCAAGTACATCCGTTTTGTGATCTGATCTATTATCGACAAGCAAATGCTCAGATCTTGGCCATCAATCAAACCGAGATCTATATGGATGCACCTTTTTCTATGGTGCAAAGTGCTGGTGAAGCAGTATTTCAACTTATTTAA
- a CDS encoding chorismate mutase, which translates to MKTEKEKMIAGELYFSEDPELVAERKQSRLQMRLINQELDDAIRSQLIKETFGQTAGKVYIEPQLHFDYGYNISVGKNFYANFNCTFLDVCPITIGDNCMIGPNTQLLTALHPLNPVKRNSGLESGKPITLGNNVWLGGGVILLPGVTLGDNVVVAAGSVVTKSFGDNVVVGGNPARIIKNIEIERTEADPLAAQRKKIDGLDQQIAHLLEARMDAVAEIAAIKKQGATQVLDTKREEKVIENIGEAVKNPDYRETIQETFKDVMKHSRMYQAKKIKGVD; encoded by the coding sequence ATGAAAACCGAAAAAGAAAAAATGATCGCAGGAGAATTATATTTTTCTGAAGATCCCGAATTAGTAGCCGAGCGCAAACAGTCACGATTGCAAATGCGCTTGATCAATCAGGAGTTGGATGATGCGATCCGCAGTCAATTGATCAAAGAGACATTCGGTCAGACAGCCGGCAAGGTCTACATAGAGCCGCAGCTCCATTTTGATTATGGCTATAACATCTCTGTTGGGAAGAATTTCTACGCGAATTTCAATTGCACTTTTTTAGATGTCTGTCCTATCACGATCGGAGACAACTGCATGATCGGTCCCAACACACAGCTTTTGACAGCCCTGCATCCGTTAAATCCAGTCAAGAGAAATAGCGGTCTGGAAAGCGGCAAACCGATCACACTAGGGAATAATGTCTGGCTTGGCGGCGGTGTCATACTTCTTCCAGGAGTGACATTAGGAGATAATGTAGTGGTGGCAGCCGGCAGTGTTGTGACAAAATCTTTTGGTGATAACGTAGTGGTCGGAGGCAATCCGGCACGGATCATAAAAAATATCGAGATCGAACGGACCGAAGCCGATCCTTTAGCAGCACAACGGAAAAAAATCGATGGGCTGGATCAGCAGATCGCACATTTATTAGAAGCAAGGATGGATGCGGTAGCGGAAATCGCGGCAATCAAAAAGCAAGGAGCAACGCAAGTCTTAGATACCAAGCGAGAAGAGAAAGTTATCGAAAATATAGGGGAAGCGGTAAAAAATCCCGATTACCGAGAAACGATCCAAGAAACTTTTAAAGATGTCATGAAGCACTCGCGGATGTATCAGGCAAAAAAAATCAAAGGAGTGGATTGA
- a CDS encoding transcription repressor NadR, with protein MEGTVRREEILNQLKKAEKPISASKFAQRFGVSRQIIVGDIALMRAAGIGIVATARGYRLEKEEIDGKVSKIAVQHDASQIREEFETILAYGGEVIDVIVEHELYGELVGGLYIKNEKDIDDFLSRYQKAGASLLSDLTKGIHLHTIRYQKEEDLERIKQALAEKGILYQEN; from the coding sequence TTGGAGGGAACAGTGCGGCGTGAAGAGATTTTAAACCAATTGAAAAAAGCGGAAAAACCTATCAGCGCAAGCAAGTTTGCTCAGCGATTTGGAGTCAGCCGTCAAATCATTGTCGGAGACATCGCTTTGATGCGGGCGGCAGGGATCGGTATCGTGGCAACTGCGCGAGGGTATCGTCTGGAAAAAGAAGAAATCGACGGAAAAGTAAGCAAGATCGCAGTCCAACATGATGCTTCTCAGATTCGGGAAGAATTTGAAACGATCTTAGCTTACGGTGGCGAAGTAATCGATGTGATCGTGGAACATGAATTGTACGGCGAGTTAGTAGGCGGACTTTATATCAAAAATGAAAAAGATATTGATGATTTCCTGAGCCGCTATCAAAAAGCCGGTGCCAGTTTATTGTCTGATTTGACAAAAGGCATCCATCTGCATACGATCCGTTATCAAAAAGAGGAAGATCTTGAAAGAATCAAACAAGCGCTAGCTGAAAAAGGAATTCTATATCAAGAAAATTGA
- a CDS encoding cysteine hydrolase family protein, with the protein MIKDALLIIDLQNGVCPDPEDTQVKEIIALTNYRIDKYRQSSQPIIFIQHEDEELVPESRQWQLLSELDTRPTDLFVGKTHADSFYHTDLQGILDSLSVQSLEIVGAQTEYCMDATIKAAYDRGYQIQLIADGWLTYDNSFMTAEQTNRFFQGIWQDRFADIISETE; encoded by the coding sequence ATGATAAAAGACGCATTACTGATCATCGATCTGCAAAACGGGGTTTGTCCAGATCCAGAAGATACGCAAGTCAAAGAAATCATAGCACTCACCAATTACCGAATCGATAAATATCGTCAAAGTAGTCAGCCAATTATTTTTATCCAACATGAAGACGAAGAACTGGTTCCTGAAAGCAGACAGTGGCAGCTCTTGTCAGAATTAGATACGCGACCAACTGATTTATTTGTCGGCAAAACGCATGCGGACTCGTTTTATCATACCGATTTGCAAGGGATATTGGATTCATTGTCTGTGCAAAGTTTGGAGATCGTTGGCGCGCAAACCGAGTATTGCATGGATGCCACGATCAAGGCAGCCTACGATCGGGGATATCAAATCCAATTGATCGCTGACGGTTGGCTGACCTATGATAATTCATTTATGACAGCGGAGCAGACCAATCGTTTCTTTCAAGGGATCTGGCAGGATCGCTTTGCTGACATCATTTCAGAAACTGAATAA
- the def gene encoding peptide deformylase → MITMDDIIREGNPTLREVAKEVSLPPTEEEVKLGREMLEFLKNSQDPVKAEELQLRGGVGLAAPQLDISKRIAAVHVPDSDPEKTEPVFSAVMYNPKIVSHSVQDACLAEGEGCLSVDREVPGYVVRHARVTVSYYDENGEKHKVRLKNYEAIVVQHEIDHLNGVMFYDYINEKNPFSLEKGVLVIE, encoded by the coding sequence ATGATAACAATGGATGATATTATCCGCGAAGGTAATCCAACTTTACGCGAAGTCGCGAAAGAAGTTTCCTTACCTCCAACTGAAGAAGAAGTAAAATTAGGTCGAGAAATGCTGGAATTCTTGAAAAACAGCCAAGATCCAGTCAAAGCTGAAGAATTACAATTACGCGGGGGCGTAGGACTTGCTGCACCGCAATTAGATATTTCCAAACGGATCGCAGCTGTCCATGTGCCTGACAGTGATCCTGAAAAGACAGAGCCTGTGTTCAGCGCTGTAATGTACAATCCTAAAATCGTGAGCCATTCTGTTCAAGATGCTTGCCTAGCAGAAGGGGAAGGATGTCTTTCTGTTGATCGGGAAGTACCCGGTTATGTCGTTCGCCATGCCCGTGTCACTGTTTCTTATTACGACGAAAACGGCGAAAAGCATAAAGTTCGTTTGAAAAATTATGAAGCGATCGTCGTTCAGCATGAGATCGACCATTTGAACGGTGTAATGTTCTATGATTACATCAACGAAAAAAATCCTTTCTCATTAGAAAAAGGCGTTTTAGTTATCGAATAA
- a CDS encoding DUF871 domain-containing protein, translating into MFGFSVFMNEEMTQETVNYINEMAQSGFKGIFTSMHIPEDDAACYRQRLTVLGEQAKKNHLDLMVDISGEALTRAGFSFTKIDELLQLGVTGLRMDYAISNQQIAQLSHQLKVALNASTISQKDIDELQTSGADFSNLEAWHNYYPRPETGLESEWFNEKNCWLKKAGFTVQAFVPGDSNFRGPLFSGLPTLEEHRGQHPLASTLALLATKAVDLVYIGDGGLTPQTKEQFEKFQNDNTILLHLADIGSDYYEYVLGSHENRRDEARDVVRSANARFQEIPLIKPQKTNTRVYGSVTVDNENYQRYMGEIQICKKDLLADEKVNVAGRVISKDLPLIQQISAGMKFYLERDDEDGKNQFR; encoded by the coding sequence ATGTTTGGTTTTTCTGTGTTTATGAATGAAGAAATGACACAAGAGACGGTCAATTATATTAATGAGATGGCACAATCTGGCTTCAAGGGTATATTTACTTCAATGCATATTCCTGAAGATGATGCAGCGTGTTACCGTCAACGTTTGACTGTTTTAGGAGAGCAAGCGAAAAAAAATCATCTGGACTTGATGGTAGATATTTCTGGAGAAGCACTGACAAGAGCTGGCTTTTCTTTTACAAAAATTGATGAACTGCTGCAATTGGGTGTAACCGGTTTACGGATGGATTATGCAATCAGTAATCAGCAGATCGCCCAGCTTTCTCATCAATTGAAGGTAGCGTTAAATGCAAGCACTATCTCACAAAAAGATATTGACGAACTGCAGACAAGCGGAGCAGATTTTTCAAATCTGGAGGCATGGCATAATTATTATCCGCGTCCAGAGACCGGGTTGGAATCAGAGTGGTTCAATGAAAAAAACTGCTGGCTGAAAAAGGCAGGATTTACAGTACAAGCTTTTGTTCCAGGAGACAGTAATTTTCGAGGGCCATTATTTTCTGGTCTGCCGACATTGGAAGAGCATCGCGGGCAGCATCCGCTGGCCAGCACGCTGGCATTGTTGGCAACAAAAGCTGTTGATTTAGTCTATATCGGCGATGGGGGACTTACTCCTCAAACGAAGGAACAATTTGAAAAATTTCAAAACGATAATACGATCCTTTTACATCTAGCAGATATCGGATCAGATTATTATGAATACGTATTAGGCAGTCATGAAAATCGTCGAGATGAAGCAAGAGATGTCGTGCGCAGTGCAAATGCGCGTTTTCAAGAGATCCCATTGATCAAACCACAAAAGACCAATACAAGAGTTTATGGCAGCGTAACTGTCGATAACGAAAACTATCAACGCTATATGGGAGAAATCCAAATCTGTAAGAAGGATTTGCTTGCAGATGAAAAGGTGAATGTGGCGGGAAGAGTTATTTCCAAAGATTTGCCTTTGATCCAACAAATCAGCGCTGGTATGAAATTTTATTTAGAAAGAGATGATGAAGATGGAAAAAATCAATTTAGATAA
- the murQ gene encoding N-acetylmuramic acid 6-phosphate etherase: protein MEKINLDNLTTERRNEETFGLDEMTVVEACQKMNLEDQKVASAVEKELSSIEAVIEQTIQSFNKGGRLIYMGAGTSGRLGVLDAAECVPTFGVDPGMVIGLIAGGEKAMTLAVEGAEDSKELGAEDLKNLSLSDKDLVVGIAASGRTPYVIGGLDYAAKIGATTATISCNKQAEISKHAQFPIEVDCGPEFLTGSTRLKSGTAQKLILNMISTISMIGIGKVYNNLMVDVKPTNEKLIERSKRIIMQATETDYETAAKYFEEANQNVKLAIVMILTDSNKVEATAKLADARGFVKKTMGGE, encoded by the coding sequence ATGGAAAAAATCAATTTAGATAATTTAACAACAGAACGTAGAAATGAGGAAACTTTCGGATTAGATGAAATGACAGTTGTTGAGGCATGTCAAAAAATGAATTTGGAAGATCAAAAAGTTGCATCAGCTGTTGAAAAGGAACTATCAAGTATCGAAGCAGTAATCGAACAAACGATCCAATCTTTCAACAAAGGAGGACGCTTGATCTATATGGGCGCCGGAACTAGCGGACGGCTAGGGGTCTTAGATGCGGCAGAATGTGTTCCAACATTTGGTGTCGATCCTGGAATGGTCATCGGATTGATTGCAGGCGGCGAAAAGGCTATGACATTAGCCGTTGAAGGTGCTGAGGATTCTAAAGAATTAGGCGCTGAAGATCTTAAGAATTTAAGCCTTTCTGACAAAGATCTGGTAGTTGGGATCGCGGCAAGCGGGCGTACACCTTATGTGATCGGTGGTTTAGACTATGCTGCAAAAATCGGTGCAACAACAGCAACGATCTCTTGCAATAAACAAGCAGAGATTTCTAAACATGCACAATTTCCAATTGAAGTTGACTGCGGTCCGGAGTTTTTGACTGGATCAACTCGCTTAAAATCAGGAACTGCACAAAAGCTGATTTTAAATATGATCTCAACTATTTCAATGATTGGTATTGGTAAGGTTTACAATAATTTAATGGTAGACGTGAAACCTACTAATGAAAAATTGATCGAACGCTCTAAGCGAATCATCATGCAAGCAACAGAAACTGATTATGAAACAGCAGCAAAATATTTTGAAGAGGCAAATCAAAACGTCAAATTAGCGATCGTCATGATTTTAACTGACAGCAATAAAGTCGAAGCAACAGCGAAATTAGCAGATGCACGCGGTTTTGTTAAAAAAACCATGGGAGGGGAATAA